One Vicugna pacos chromosome 31, VicPac4, whole genome shotgun sequence genomic region harbors:
- the LOC140690631 gene encoding uncharacterized protein: MGATSGSRALPRFSTSQPARLDPAAQVQVQELQASQEQQDQQEQQALQEWQDQQELQALQEWQDQQELQALQEWQDQQERQALQELQALQDRLDQQERQVLQERLDQQEWRALQECLDQQERQALQERRALQEWQALQEPWALQERLDQQERQALQERQALQERLDQQERQALQEQRALQERLDQQERRALHMQLEQQDLHVQQEQLEGVRVLLLDPGGPVFVLWRLPLPLPALDL, translated from the exons atgggcgccacctcgggcagcagggccctgccccggttctccacatcccagccagcccgcttggacccag cggcccaggtgcaggtgcaggaactgcaggcttctcaggagcagcaagatcagcaggagcagcaggctcttcaggagtggcaagatcagcaggagctgcaggctcttcaggagtggcaagatcagcaggagctgcaggctcttcaggagtggcaagatcagcaggagcggcaggctcttcaggagctgcaggctcttcaggatcggctagatcagcaggaacggcaggttcttcaggagcggctagatcagcaggaatggcgggctcttcaggagtgtctagatcagcaggaacggcaggcgcttcaggagcggcgggctcttcaggaatggcaggctcttcaggagccgtgggctcttcaggagcggctagatcagcaggagaggcaggctcttcaggagaggcaggctcttcaggagcggctagatcagcaggagcggcaggctcttcaggagcagcgggctcttcaggagcggctagatcagcaggaacggcgggctcttcatatgcagttggagcagcaggatcttcatgttcagcaggagcagctggagggagttcgcgttctcctgctggaccctggtggtcctgtttttgttctctggcgtcttcccctgcccctgcctgctctggacctgtaa